The segment GATTGCCCAGGTGGCTATTGATGCCTTGTACCTGGCGAGTGTTCTTACCCCCGCGGATATCAGGGCGAGGACGTTGCCTCCGCCGATCCCGCTGTGCCTGTACTCCTGCTGATACATGTCGGATCCCCGTAATTAATCGTTTCTGGGGCCGGTCGGTTGGCTGGCCCGGAAGGTGATACGCAGGCGCAGGGGATGGCGCTTGTTGAGACCCTTTTGCTTAAATGCGCAGCACTGAGGAATCCCTCGATCCATCTACTTTGATAAATCCATCAAAGGGATGTACGAACCCGTTTTGATAAATCCATCAGTGAGATTTACGAAAGAGATATTTCCTTTTCCCTGCTGCAGGTGATTTGAGTGTAGGAATGGGAAATTCCCTCCACACGAGTGGGTGCCACTTGCTTTTATTTCCGGCAGCCCGCCAAACACTCGTAAGTCTTCGTCGGCGGCGGGAGGGGCGGCCCTTAGGGTCCGGACTTCCAGCCCTCGCGCGGGGAGCTGTGATGATGACTAAACTAAGTCTGCTTAGTAATTAGTAGGCATATTTATCCGGAGAATTGACGAATTCGGCATTGCGCTCCGCAAATGCGGAGCGGCTATTTTCCGGGAATTTATCCACCGTGTTGGGGAGGGCTTGACCATGCACTTGACCACTGGGACAGAATGGGTCCATGAGTCGAATCGCAATCATCGGCGGCCACGGCAAGGTGGCCTTGCAACTGTCCCGCATCCTGAGCAACGAAGGTCACGCGGTCACTTCCTTCATCCGCAATCCGGAACACGCCCCCGACGTCGAAGTGACGGGTGCCGCCCCGGTAGTACTCGACGTCGAGAATTCGACGACGGCGGAGATCGCCGCTGCACTTGACGGCCACGACGCGGTGGTGTGGTCCGCCGGGGCAGGCGGAGGCAATCCGCAACGTACGTATGCAGTGGACAGGGACGCCGCCATCCGCTCGATGGATGCCGCGGCGCAAACGGGCGTGGCCCGCTATGTGATGGTGTCCTACTTTGGCGCAGGACCTAGCCATGGCGTTCCCGAGGACAACAGCTTCTACGCCTACGCGGATGCCAAGGCCGCGGCGGACGAGTACCTGCGTGCGACTGACCTCGACTGGACGATCCTTGGCCCGGGCGCACTGACCAGCAATCCTGGGTCTGCGCTCATTGAGGTAAGCCCCGCAGACCCGGGCACCGGGACCGAAACTTCGCGGGCCAATGTTGCCCTAGTGGCTGCCGCCGTCCTGGAACTGCCCGAGACTGTCCGCCACACCATCGAGTTCAGGGACGGCTCGGTACCTGTGGTCGAGGCCCTCACGGCGTCCTAGCCGCACCCTGCTCGGTCGGGAGCCGGGCCGGGACGGCACCTGCCGGGATATGTTGGTAGGGCTAGTCCCTCGGCAGGTGCCCGGGACGCTGCCGCTACGACGTCTGGGGAAATCGGGAACATGGACCAGTTGGCACTCATTGTTGGATTGCTGCTTGCAACGGTCGTGGCCGTGGGCTTGGGGGACCGCTTGCGGCTCCCGTACCCGGTGCTGATGCTGTTGCTGGCTGCGGCGATGACCTTCATCCCTGGCTTCCCGGACTTTGAGCTTGCGCCTGAACTGATCCTCCCGATCTTCCTCCCTCCGTTGCTCTTCGCGACCGCCCAGAAGAGTTCCTGGGCGGTCTTCCGGGTCCGTTGGCGGACGCTTCTGCTCATGGCGGTGGCACTCGTGGTCGTTTCGACGGCGGCCGTTGCCGGAGCCGCGTGGCTCATGATTCCAGGGATCGGCATTCCGGCGGCGATCGCACTGGGTGCCATGGTGGCTCCGCCGGACCCCGTGGCGGTTGAATCCGTTGCCGGCCGCGTCCACATGCCGCGCAGGCTCATCACCGTGCTGCAGAGCGAAGGGCTGTTCAACGACGCCGCCGCCATCGTGATCTTCCAGACCGCGGTGGCGGCGACGGTTTCCGGCACCAAGCTGGGGGCCGGCGTCGTGCTCCAATTCGTCATCGGTGCTGCCCTGGCCGTCATTGTCGGCATCGCGATGGGCTGGTTGACGAGGCTGATCACCAAGCTGGTCACCTCCATGGTGGCCCGAAGTGCCGTGACCCTGGTGATTCCTTTCGCCGCATACATCCTGGCTGAAGAGCTGCACGCCTCGGGGGTGATCGCCGTCGTCGTCACGGCCCTCGAGACACAGCGGCACGCGCGGTCCCAGGACGCGGCCGAGCGGGTCACGCGCACCGCATTCTGGGACGTGGTGGAACTCCTTGCTACGGGCCTGGCGTTCGGCCTTGTGGGGCTGGAGATCCGGCATGTGATCCGGGATGAAGGCGCCGCCATTTACGGCATGATTGGCCCGGCCGTGGCGGTGTGCGTGCTCGTGTTCGTTGTCCGCTTTGCTTGGCTCGGGCTTTTGGCAATCTCGGCCCGCAAACGGAAGAACCTCCTGCAGCCCACCTCCCCCAAGGAGGTCCTCATCCTGACCTGGTGCGGCATGCGCGGCCTCGCGACGCTCGCCCTTGCCTTGGCCCTTCCGCTGACTATTGCCGACGGCAGCGACTTCCCTGCCCGGCACGAGATCCTGGTCATCGCCTGCGCGGTACTCCTCGCCACCCTGGTGCTGCCGGGGCTGACCCTTCCGTGGCTCATGCGCGTGCTCAAGTCATCTGAAGACGGTTCGCACGAAAAGGACGCCGCAAGGCTCTTGGCCAAACGCGCCCAGACTGCCGCCATCTCTGCGCTCAAGGAACACGATCTGATGAAGGAGTTGCCGGCGGACAAGGTGGCCCTCGTCAAGGAAAAGATGACCCGCCTGCATGCCGAGCTGCTTGACGGGACATTGAAGAATGAGTCGGACGCTGAGAAGCGCCAACGCGGCAGGGAACTGGCGATCGCAGTCCAGACCATAGCCCTCGACGCCGCGCGCCAGGAAGTGGTCGCGGCGCGGAGCGAGCCCGGGATGGATCCCGAGGTGGCGGACCGGGTGCTGCGCCAGCTCGACCTCCGGACGATGGCGATGCCGGACTAGCCGCCGGCGCCGACGGGAAACGGCCGGACAAGCCGCTGAGGGGCCTAGGCGCGCCGCAACACCAGATCCAAGGAGTTCTTCTCTACGTGGTCGAGTGCGTGGCGCACCGCGCCGATGCCCACAATCGCATCGCCCAATGGAGATGCCGCCAACCGCGGGGGAGTGGCGGTGTACGCAGCCAGCTTCCGCGCGGCCGGCTCAAGAAGGACCGACGCCGAATCTGCCACCGCGCCGCCAATCACCACGAGCTCCGGGTTGAGCAAGATGGCCACCGTGGAGACCACCCGGGCCAGCCGGTCCGAAAGCCGGTCCAGGATGCTCAGCGCCACCTTGTCACCTTGGGCAGCGGCGGCGAAGACGTGCTGCGCCGTCACCTCGTGGCCTGGGGGCGCTGCCGTCCGCAGCATGGTTTTCGACTTTCCGGCCAAGGCTTCCGCTGCCCACAATCTGGCCAGCGCGGCGAGGCCGTCGGCGGAGCCCACACCGTCCACCATGTCCAGGTAGGCCATTTCGCCAGCGCCGCCGCGGCTGCCATGAAGCAAACGGCCGGATTCCACCAGGCCC is part of the Arthrobacter ramosus genome and harbors:
- a CDS encoding NAD(P)H-binding protein, with the protein product MSRIAIIGGHGKVALQLSRILSNEGHAVTSFIRNPEHAPDVEVTGAAPVVLDVENSTTAEIAAALDGHDAVVWSAGAGGGNPQRTYAVDRDAAIRSMDAAAQTGVARYVMVSYFGAGPSHGVPEDNSFYAYADAKAAADEYLRATDLDWTILGPGALTSNPGSALIEVSPADPGTGTETSRANVALVAAAVLELPETVRHTIEFRDGSVPVVEALTAS
- a CDS encoding Na+/H+ antiporter — its product is MDQLALIVGLLLATVVAVGLGDRLRLPYPVLMLLLAAAMTFIPGFPDFELAPELILPIFLPPLLFATAQKSSWAVFRVRWRTLLLMAVALVVVSTAAVAGAAWLMIPGIGIPAAIALGAMVAPPDPVAVESVAGRVHMPRRLITVLQSEGLFNDAAAIVIFQTAVAATVSGTKLGAGVVLQFVIGAALAVIVGIAMGWLTRLITKLVTSMVARSAVTLVIPFAAYILAEELHASGVIAVVVTALETQRHARSQDAAERVTRTAFWDVVELLATGLAFGLVGLEIRHVIRDEGAAIYGMIGPAVAVCVLVFVVRFAWLGLLAISARKRKNLLQPTSPKEVLILTWCGMRGLATLALALALPLTIADGSDFPARHEILVIACAVLLATLVLPGLTLPWLMRVLKSSEDGSHEKDAARLLAKRAQTAAISALKEHDLMKELPADKVALVKEKMTRLHAELLDGTLKNESDAEKRQRGRELAIAVQTIALDAARQEVVAARSEPGMDPEVADRVLRQLDLRTMAMPD